One part of the Phycisphaeraceae bacterium genome encodes these proteins:
- a CDS encoding HU family DNA-binding protein, with translation MAKKMMKKAAKASSNGKSAAKKPGRVAPASKVRTLGDLCRTISEHVGVKAKEVKGVFETLGAVMAADLTKGPGVFKVGNLMKVTVVRKPATKEREGTNPFTGEKMVFKAKPARNVVKVRPLKSLKAMV, from the coding sequence ATGGCGAAGAAGATGATGAAGAAGGCGGCCAAGGCGAGCAGCAACGGCAAATCGGCCGCCAAGAAGCCCGGCCGGGTGGCGCCGGCCTCAAAGGTCCGGACGCTGGGCGACCTCTGTCGCACGATCAGCGAGCACGTCGGAGTCAAGGCCAAGGAGGTCAAGGGTGTCTTTGAGACCCTTGGAGCCGTGATGGCGGCCGATCTCACGAAGGGCCCCGGTGTGTTCAAGGTTGGGAACCTGATGAAGGTGACGGTTGTTCGCAAGCCCGCGACGAAGGAGCGAGAGGGCACGAACCCGTTCACGGGTGAGAAGATGGTCTTCAAGGCCAAGCCCGCCCGGAACGTTGTCAAGGTGCGGCCGCTCAAGTCGCTCAAGGCGATGGTGTAA
- the treS gene encoding maltose alpha-D-glucosyltransferase, with the protein MPATRRRGSTARTAPAGSPNGTGSTGEQDPLWYKNAIIYELHVRSFCDSTGDGIGDFNGLISKLDYLQDLGVTAVWLLPFYPSPLKDDGYDIADYMNVNPSYGTFRDVERFIKEAHRRGLRVITELVVNHTSDAHPWFQRARRAPKGSAHRDYYVWSDTPDRYVGTRIIFKDFETSNWAWDPVAKQYYWHRFYSHQPDLNFENPAVLAEVLKVLDHWMSAGVDGMRLDAIPYLFERDGTNCENLPETHEVLRKIRSHVDKTWPGRMLLAEANQWPEDAIAYFGQGDECHMAFHFPLMPRLFMALRMEDRFPIIDILEQTPEIPKSCQWAVFLRNHDELTLEMVTDEERDYMYRVYAADRDARINLGIRRRLAPLLANNRRKIELMNALLFSLPGTPMLYYGDEIGMGDNVYLGDRDGVRTPMQWSADRNAGFSRCGPQRLFLPIIIDPEYHYETVNVESQLANPSSLLWWTKRLIALRKRHPVFGNGDIEFMSPTNPKVLAFVRSGSDETAMVVANLSRFAQPTHIDLSKFAGLTPVEIFGQTPFPAIDDKPYFLTLGPHSFYWFLFKPNEAFAVTSDGTDARLLPVVDCPRDPAAWLPTREGWPTLGRLLSGDVPHRRWFASKAKTFRALHVTDCVPFKHAAGSAGAWMLLCQVDYADHEPETYAIPIVMYPKDDTASPLADRPAGVIATVADPSGTQWVLADAMSTPDMPALLLDCIARGRSHPGTRGELIATKTRAFGPTGDVKSLPVKISRAEQSNSSAMFGDRFVLKLFRRIEAGVNPDLEVLRHLTERARFGNTPSLTGSIEYRTGSDDPRTLAILQEFVENQGDAWSYALDQVGLFYERALALGDSQITQIRSLLPESPLDSFTDALTKECADLLGDFAVAAALLGRRTLELHVALATDHGNPEFTPEPYSALYQRSLSQSMRNTVRRTLQMLRKKMDRIPADARSSVDELVGREADAVAFFQSASTIPVSTLRIRCHGDYHLGQVLWTGKDFVIIDFEGEPNRSLGERRLKRSPLRDVASMMRSFQYASETGLRRHHDRGGNGAPAMHRLADLWQVAATSAYVGAYVSMARKTAPSLIPESDDAVRTLLRIWLFEKSLSEINYELNSRPDWVGIPLAAALSLLSGGH; encoded by the coding sequence ATGCCGGCAACACGACGACGAGGCTCCACGGCTCGTACCGCTCCGGCGGGATCGCCAAACGGCACCGGCTCCACGGGCGAGCAGGACCCGCTCTGGTACAAGAACGCGATCATCTATGAGCTGCATGTCCGGTCGTTCTGCGATTCCACGGGGGACGGGATTGGGGACTTCAACGGCTTGATCTCGAAGCTGGACTATCTCCAGGATCTCGGGGTCACGGCGGTCTGGCTGCTGCCGTTCTACCCGTCTCCGCTCAAGGACGACGGCTACGACATCGCGGACTACATGAACGTGAACCCGTCCTACGGGACGTTCCGCGATGTCGAGAGGTTCATCAAGGAGGCCCACCGGCGCGGGCTGCGGGTGATCACCGAACTGGTCGTCAACCACACGTCGGATGCGCACCCGTGGTTCCAGAGGGCACGCCGGGCTCCGAAGGGGAGCGCCCACCGCGACTACTACGTCTGGAGCGACACGCCGGACCGATACGTCGGGACCCGCATCATCTTCAAGGACTTCGAGACGAGCAACTGGGCGTGGGACCCGGTGGCGAAGCAGTACTACTGGCACCGGTTCTATTCGCACCAGCCCGACCTGAACTTCGAGAACCCGGCCGTGCTGGCCGAGGTGCTGAAGGTGCTGGATCACTGGATGAGCGCCGGCGTCGACGGCATGCGGCTTGACGCGATCCCGTACCTGTTCGAGCGGGACGGCACGAACTGCGAGAACCTGCCCGAGACGCACGAGGTGCTGCGGAAGATCCGCTCGCACGTAGACAAGACCTGGCCCGGCCGCATGCTGCTCGCCGAAGCGAACCAGTGGCCCGAGGATGCCATCGCGTACTTCGGCCAGGGCGATGAGTGCCACATGGCGTTCCACTTTCCGCTCATGCCCCGGCTGTTCATGGCCCTGCGCATGGAGGACCGTTTCCCGATCATCGACATCCTGGAGCAGACCCCGGAGATCCCCAAGTCGTGCCAGTGGGCGGTGTTCCTGAGGAACCACGACGAACTCACGCTCGAGATGGTGACCGACGAGGAGCGGGACTACATGTACCGCGTCTACGCGGCCGACCGCGACGCACGGATCAACCTTGGCATCCGGCGCCGCCTTGCCCCGCTGCTCGCCAACAACCGACGCAAGATCGAGCTGATGAACGCGCTGCTCTTCTCGCTGCCGGGCACGCCGATGCTGTACTACGGCGACGAGATCGGGATGGGCGACAATGTGTACCTCGGCGACCGGGACGGGGTCCGGACGCCGATGCAGTGGTCCGCCGATCGGAATGCGGGGTTCTCGCGCTGCGGCCCGCAGCGGCTCTTCCTGCCGATCATCATCGACCCCGAGTACCACTACGAGACGGTGAACGTCGAGTCGCAGCTCGCAAACCCCTCCTCATTGCTGTGGTGGACCAAGCGACTGATCGCTCTGCGAAAACGTCACCCGGTGTTCGGCAACGGCGACATCGAGTTCATGTCGCCGACCAACCCGAAGGTGCTGGCGTTCGTTCGATCCGGGTCCGACGAGACGGCGATGGTCGTGGCGAACCTGTCCCGCTTCGCCCAGCCGACCCACATCGACCTGTCCAAGTTCGCGGGGCTAACCCCGGTCGAGATCTTCGGCCAGACACCGTTTCCTGCAATCGACGACAAGCCGTATTTCCTCACGCTCGGCCCGCACAGTTTCTACTGGTTCCTCTTCAAGCCAAACGAGGCGTTCGCCGTTACGAGCGACGGGACGGACGCACGGTTGCTCCCGGTCGTCGATTGTCCGCGCGATCCGGCCGCGTGGCTCCCGACTCGGGAGGGGTGGCCCACACTGGGACGCCTGCTGTCGGGCGACGTGCCTCATCGCCGCTGGTTTGCGTCGAAGGCCAAGACGTTCCGCGCCCTGCACGTCACGGACTGCGTTCCGTTCAAGCACGCCGCGGGCTCCGCGGGGGCGTGGATGCTCCTGTGCCAGGTCGACTACGCCGACCACGAGCCCGAGACGTACGCGATACCGATCGTGATGTACCCGAAGGACGATACGGCGAGCCCGCTCGCCGATCGCCCGGCCGGCGTCATCGCGACGGTCGCGGACCCATCGGGAACCCAGTGGGTGCTGGCGGACGCGATGAGCACGCCCGACATGCCGGCGTTGCTCCTGGACTGCATCGCCCGCGGCCGGTCCCACCCGGGCACCCGCGGCGAACTCATTGCGACCAAGACCCGGGCATTCGGACCGACGGGTGATGTGAAGTCGCTGCCGGTCAAGATCAGCCGGGCCGAGCAGAGCAACTCGTCGGCGATGTTCGGTGATCGCTTCGTGCTCAAGCTCTTCCGCAGGATCGAGGCGGGGGTCAATCCCGATCTCGAGGTGCTCCGGCACCTCACCGAGAGGGCGCGATTCGGCAATACCCCGTCGCTCACGGGTTCGATCGAGTACCGAACCGGGTCCGACGATCCGCGGACGCTGGCCATCCTGCAGGAGTTTGTCGAGAACCAGGGGGACGCATGGTCGTACGCGCTCGACCAGGTCGGATTGTTCTACGAGCGTGCGCTCGCCCTGGGCGATTCCCAGATCACGCAGATCCGATCGCTGCTGCCCGAGTCGCCGCTGGACTCGTTCACGGACGCCCTCACCAAGGAGTGCGCGGACCTGCTCGGGGACTTTGCGGTCGCCGCGGCGCTGCTGGGGAGGCGGACGCTTGAGTTGCACGTGGCCCTGGCGACCGATCACGGCAACCCCGAGTTCACACCGGAGCCCTACTCGGCGCTGTACCAGCGTTCACTCTCACAGTCCATGCGGAACACGGTGCGCCGGACGCTGCAGATGCTCCGGAAGAAGATGGACAGGATCCCGGCCGATGCCCGGTCGAGCGTCGACGAGCTTGTCGGCCGGGAGGCGGATGCCGTTGCGTTCTTCCAATCGGCGAGCACAATCCCCGTCAGTACGCTGCGGATTCGGTGCCACGGTGACTACCACCTTGGTCAGGTTCTCTGGACGGGCAAGGACTTTGTCATCATCGACTTTGAAGGGGAGCCCAACCGATCGCTCGGCGAGCGTCGGCTGAAGCGATCGCCGCTGCGCGATGTGGCGTCCATGATGCGATCGTTCCAGTACGCGTCGGAGACGGGCCTGCGGCGGCACCACGACCGCGGCGGCAACGGTGCTCCGGCGATGCACCGGCTCGCGGACCTCTGGCAGGTTGCGGCGACCAGCGCGTACGTGGGCGCCTACGTGTCCATGGCGAGGAAGACTGCCCCGTCGCTGATCCCGGAGAGTGACGATGCGGTCCGTACGTTGCTGAGGATCTGGCTCTTCGAGAAGTCGCTCTCGGAGATCAACTACGAGCTGAACAGCCGCCCCGACTGGGTGGGGATTCCGCTGGCCGCCGCGTTGTCGCTGCTGTCCGGAGGCCACTGA
- a CDS encoding amidohydrolase family protein: MIILGQLALPLPDRSELSLSPGWLRLEGGAIAELGLGDCPASPDLGSPEHLIFPGFIDAHVHLPQFDSVGADGLELLEWLSRVIFPAEVRWADPDYAAAMTDRVCRRLVSHGTTGVAAYATVHHQGALAAAAVIRDHRLRALVGQVLMDQQAPTELLRPAVQLLAEAEAFADRIAGESGGGRLEAAVTPRFAVSCSPDLLAGSGEIARRRRLAVQTHLSETRSECDLVRTLHDSVHYTAVYEKAGLLNPRTILGHAVWLNNDERAILARSGSIVAHCPGANLFLGSGAMSLDDHRRGSVRLALGSDIAGGPDISMVRVARGMIETAKRSGSEVPAGAQMWWLITAGNADALGWSDTGRLAVGSAADIVLVRPRGLPPRWLDRDATGVDPLSMLLYAWDDRWIEHTIVAGRVSYSTELVSRAR; encoded by the coding sequence ATGATCATTCTTGGCCAGCTCGCCCTTCCCCTGCCCGACCGGTCCGAGTTGTCGCTGTCGCCCGGCTGGCTCCGCCTTGAGGGTGGCGCCATTGCGGAGCTCGGCCTGGGAGACTGCCCCGCATCCCCCGACCTCGGATCGCCAGAACACCTTATTTTCCCAGGGTTTATTGACGCACACGTCCACCTGCCGCAGTTCGATTCTGTCGGGGCCGATGGCCTGGAACTGCTCGAATGGCTCTCCAGAGTGATCTTTCCTGCCGAGGTCCGCTGGGCCGACCCGGACTACGCCGCCGCCATGACCGACCGGGTCTGCCGCCGCCTCGTTTCCCATGGCACGACCGGGGTCGCCGCGTACGCCACGGTCCATCACCAGGGGGCGCTCGCGGCGGCCGCGGTCATTCGGGATCACCGCCTGAGGGCCCTGGTTGGGCAGGTGCTGATGGACCAGCAGGCGCCCACCGAACTCCTCCGGCCGGCGGTCCAGTTGCTTGCGGAAGCCGAGGCCTTTGCCGATCGGATCGCCGGGGAGAGCGGCGGGGGACGTCTGGAGGCCGCCGTAACCCCCCGGTTCGCCGTCTCCTGCTCACCGGATCTCCTTGCTGGGAGCGGCGAAATCGCGCGGCGGCGCCGGCTCGCTGTCCAGACACACCTGTCCGAGACCCGGAGCGAGTGCGACCTTGTCCGCACTCTTCACGACTCCGTCCATTACACCGCCGTGTACGAGAAGGCCGGCCTGCTGAATCCCCGCACCATCCTCGGCCACGCCGTCTGGCTCAACAACGACGAGCGGGCAATCCTGGCCCGGTCCGGGAGCATTGTGGCCCATTGCCCGGGCGCCAACCTGTTCCTTGGGTCCGGCGCAATGAGTCTTGACGACCACCGCCGCGGGAGTGTCCGTTTGGCGCTTGGGAGCGATATCGCAGGCGGTCCCGACATTTCCATGGTTCGTGTCGCTCGCGGCATGATCGAAACGGCCAAGCGGAGCGGTTCCGAGGTCCCGGCCGGCGCGCAGATGTGGTGGCTCATCACCGCGGGGAACGCCGACGCCCTGGGCTGGAGCGACACCGGCAGGCTGGCTGTCGGCTCCGCGGCTGATATCGTGCTCGTCAGACCCCGTGGCCTGCCGCCGCGATGGCTGGACCGGGATGCAACGGGCGTCGACCCTCTTTCGATGCTCCTCTACGCCTGGGACGATCGCTGGATCGAGCACACGATCGTCGCAGGACGAGTTTCGTACAGCACCGAACTGGTTAGCCGGGCGAGGTGA
- the glgB gene encoding 1,4-alpha-glucan branching protein GlgB: MARQTHAGPSTRQPAVVDPRGQAGADSPSLLGADDLHLFNEGTHYRLYDKLGAHLVRSGGESGVQFGVWAPNARYVAVVGDFNGWDRGRNPLKPRGSAGLWEGFVPGVAAGARYKFHVASRENSYTADKADPFGAMHETPPNTASIVHGLEYAWGDAAWMRDRGSRQTLRSPMSIYEVHIGSWMRSDEGDGTRPLSYRELAPRLADYVKSLGFTHVEFMPVMEHPFYGSWGYQTTGYFAPTSRYGTPQDFMFLVDHLHQNGIGVILDWVPSHFPSDEHGLGYFDGTHLFEHSDPRQGFHPDWKSLIFNYSRHETRAFLISSAVFWLDKYHADGLRVDAVASMLYLDYGRRTGEWIPNRFGGRENIDAVEFLRQLNSEVYRSFPDVQTIAEESTAWPMVSKPVYVGGLGFGMKWDMGWMHDTLGYLQQDPVYRKFAHNSLTFRSMYQFAENYVLPLSHDEVVHLKGSLLSRMPGDVWQKFANLRLLLALQWLEPGKKLLFMGGEFGQWGEWNHDSGLDWALASPGSPHDRVRALVTQLNRLHRELPALHEFDSQPQGFEWIDANDADQSVISFLRRGAGTDELAVAVINCTPVVRRNYRIGVDRAGIWREVLNTDAMEFGGSGQGNMGQVEAAPVPCLRRPFSLNLTLPPLAALLLTPERGATAGSDPTKSQPTP, encoded by the coding sequence ATGGCACGGCAGACTCACGCTGGACCCTCAACGCGGCAGCCCGCCGTCGTGGACCCCCGCGGACAGGCCGGAGCTGACAGCCCCAGTCTTCTTGGCGCCGATGATCTGCATCTGTTCAACGAGGGCACGCACTATCGGTTGTACGACAAGCTTGGGGCGCATCTTGTGCGATCGGGGGGCGAGAGCGGGGTCCAGTTCGGGGTCTGGGCGCCGAACGCGCGGTATGTGGCGGTCGTGGGCGATTTCAACGGGTGGGACCGGGGCAGGAATCCACTCAAGCCGCGGGGGAGCGCGGGCCTGTGGGAGGGCTTTGTGCCCGGTGTCGCGGCGGGCGCGCGGTACAAGTTCCACGTCGCCTCGCGGGAAAACTCGTACACCGCGGACAAGGCCGATCCCTTCGGCGCCATGCACGAAACGCCGCCCAATACCGCGTCGATCGTTCACGGGCTCGAATATGCATGGGGGGACGCGGCCTGGATGCGGGACCGCGGCTCTCGCCAGACGCTCCGCTCGCCGATGTCGATCTACGAGGTGCACATCGGGTCGTGGATGCGAAGCGACGAGGGGGACGGGACACGACCCCTCTCCTACCGCGAACTGGCCCCCCGGCTGGCGGACTACGTGAAGTCGCTCGGCTTCACGCATGTTGAGTTCATGCCGGTGATGGAGCACCCGTTTTACGGGTCGTGGGGGTACCAGACGACCGGGTACTTCGCTCCGACAAGCCGGTACGGGACACCGCAGGACTTCATGTTCCTGGTGGACCACCTGCACCAGAACGGGATCGGCGTCATTCTCGATTGGGTGCCGTCGCACTTTCCCAGCGACGAGCACGGCCTCGGGTACTTCGACGGCACGCACCTCTTCGAGCACTCGGACCCCCGCCAGGGCTTCCATCCCGACTGGAAGTCGCTGATATTCAACTATTCGCGGCACGAGACGCGGGCATTCCTGATCAGCAGCGCCGTCTTCTGGCTCGACAAGTACCACGCCGACGGGCTCCGCGTCGACGCCGTCGCCTCCATGCTCTACCTGGACTACGGGCGCCGCACCGGCGAGTGGATCCCCAACAGGTTCGGCGGTCGTGAGAACATCGACGCGGTGGAGTTCCTCCGCCAGCTCAACTCCGAGGTGTACCGCTCGTTCCCGGATGTGCAGACGATCGCCGAGGAATCAACCGCGTGGCCCATGGTGTCCAAGCCGGTCTATGTAGGCGGGCTGGGCTTCGGCATGAAATGGGACATGGGGTGGATGCACGACACCCTGGGCTATCTCCAGCAGGACCCGGTCTACCGCAAGTTCGCCCACAACTCGCTGACGTTCCGCAGCATGTACCAGTTTGCGGAGAACTACGTGCTGCCGCTGTCCCACGACGAGGTTGTGCACCTGAAGGGCTCCCTGCTCAGCCGCATGCCCGGCGATGTGTGGCAGAAGTTCGCCAACCTCCGGCTTCTGCTGGCGCTCCAGTGGCTGGAGCCGGGCAAGAAGCTGCTGTTCATGGGGGGCGAGTTCGGCCAATGGGGAGAGTGGAATCACGACTCGGGCCTGGATTGGGCCCTCGCATCGCCGGGCTCGCCTCATGACCGGGTGCGGGCGCTGGTGACCCAGCTCAACCGGCTCCATCGCGAGCTGCCCGCTCTGCACGAGTTTGATTCGCAGCCGCAGGGGTTTGAGTGGATCGACGCCAACGATGCGGACCAGAGCGTGATCAGTTTCCTGCGGCGGGGCGCCGGCACGGACGAGCTTGCCGTTGCCGTGATCAACTGCACGCCGGTTGTCCGACGCAACTACCGCATCGGTGTGGACCGGGCCGGTATCTGGCGCGAGGTGTTGAACACCGACGCAATGGAGTTCGGCGGCTCCGGCCAGGGAAACATGGGACAGGTAGAGGCGGCCCCGGTGCCGTGCCTGAGGCGGCCGTTCTCGCTGAACCTCACCCTGCCACCCCTGGCGGCCCTGCTGCTGACACCGGAGCGAGGGGCGACGGCCGGGAGTGACCCGACGAAGTCCCAGCCCACGCCGTGA
- a CDS encoding biotin--[acetyl-CoA-carboxylase] ligase, whose amino-acid sequence MLSTSARDWSKTTQPQRPLPSVVEVRAIPLESHDSIDSTSLEARRILAAAPAGGEPRVPRLIVANTQTAGVGRLGRTWVSPRGGIWFTLIWPLPPEPSDAAAVLDGLGLRIGVAVWEVIAQAVVRRWAESAVTIKWPNDILINGRKVCGLLTEIIGSPGARAALVGVGINANFTASELPDDLPTPVTTLRDELATDANAAGVLDEVLRRLYRALTGRGLDHITLMRARRQLHGVGKPARVTLPDGSSLEGTIVGLSDSGTLILRAPTGEHILPAGSDVITSPG is encoded by the coding sequence ATGCTCTCGACTTCCGCACGCGACTGGTCAAAGACAACGCAGCCGCAACGGCCGCTGCCGTCGGTGGTCGAGGTGCGTGCGATACCACTCGAGTCCCACGATTCGATCGATTCCACGAGTCTCGAGGCACGACGGATACTCGCGGCGGCGCCGGCCGGCGGGGAACCGCGGGTTCCAAGGCTCATCGTGGCCAATACCCAGACCGCGGGGGTCGGTCGGCTGGGCCGGACGTGGGTAAGCCCGAGGGGCGGGATCTGGTTCACGCTCATTTGGCCGCTGCCGCCTGAACCTTCGGATGCCGCGGCGGTATTGGACGGGCTTGGGCTTCGCATCGGAGTGGCGGTCTGGGAAGTGATTGCCCAGGCCGTTGTCCGCCGCTGGGCGGAGAGCGCGGTCACGATCAAGTGGCCCAATGACATCCTGATCAACGGACGGAAGGTGTGCGGCCTGCTCACCGAGATTATCGGTTCACCCGGGGCGAGAGCCGCTCTTGTCGGCGTCGGGATCAACGCCAACTTCACGGCATCGGAACTCCCGGATGACCTCCCCACTCCCGTTACGACACTGCGCGATGAACTGGCGACCGATGCCAACGCCGCGGGCGTGCTGGACGAGGTGCTGCGGCGACTCTACCGGGCCCTGACCGGGCGGGGGCTGGACCATATCACGCTGATGCGGGCCCGCCGCCAACTGCACGGCGTCGGCAAGCCCGCCAGAGTGACTCTCCCTGACGGTTCGTCGCTCGAGGGGACCATCGTCGGCTTGTCCGATTCGGGCACGCTCATTCTGAGAGCACCGACTGGCGAGCACATCCTGCCGGCCGGGAGCGACGTCATCACCTCGCCCGGCTAA